The sequence below is a genomic window from Oncorhynchus nerka isolate Pitt River linkage group LG7, Oner_Uvic_2.0, whole genome shotgun sequence.
tgtttgaagttggtgagggagataaaagtctccaacttcagcgatttttgcaattcgttccagtcacaggcagcagagtactggaacgaaaggcggccgaatgaggtgttggctttggggatgctcaatgagatacacctgctggagcgcgtgctacggatgggtgttgccatcgtgaccagtgagctgagataaggccttttattatgcgtgggaatacttgtgAACAGATTTCTTATTTAAAAATCACTTGGATCttatttcctggtgtttttactgTATTTAATGTTCTATAATGAAACAAAAAAACTAATGTTATTAGATTTTTTTGCTTAGAAAACTTGGGGGACAAATTCCGTCCGCGAACCTTGCTTTAGGGAATAATCATTGAAATATTAATCCATCTGTGTTGATATGGTCTTTATGTAAAATAGCAATCTGACAAAGATAGCAGAATCACAGATGTTTGTGTATTTCTATTTAATCTGGCGACATCTGCATCAATTACCACTATACACTCTTTGAAAAAAGGtgccatctagaacctaaaaaTGGTTATTCGGCTGTACCCATAGGAgaacccattttggttccaggtagaaccctggACTCTGAATAAGAGCATATGTTACatgtaaaaatgtaataaaaagacCACAGCCAAAtaaccttttggaacccttttttcgaAGAGAGTAAAGCTGTGTTGTTGCCAGATTGGGTTGTCAATTGCGGCACAAAATAATGACAGAGATTATTCCTCATTACAGTAAAAACAGGAGTTAATCAGACTCGGGTATTTAATTTATCCCATCACGACACCAAAATATTTCAACAATTAGAATAACCTTCAAACATTGTAAATTTCTCCCAAAGGTATTAAATTACAAGCTCTTAATTTTCCAAATCTGTAAGCGTTTCAACAAAACGTTTGTTGCAAACTGTCAATCAATATCTCCTTCCTAAGAGTCTCATCCATATTAACTCCAGATACTCcggcaaaaaaaatgtttttatactTGACTCGAAACCGGAAAATATTTGCAGCAGTCTAGGAACCGCATCAATTTAATGCGTAAACCAAAGGAAATCTCCTATCCCCATTATCCAGCAATATGATTAAATATGACACagccacacaatcacacacgcaGTTTCATGTCCTGTAATAGTTGTGCCTAAATTTGAGTTCAAATGGCCATACCGGTTGTAATTTCTCTGTGCTGCATATCGCCGGGCTTTCCATTGAGTCCTTGTCCCCCCATACGGTTGTACAATACATGCATGAAAGTTACCGAACGGATGTTTgtgaatgaagaaaaaaaaacataccaTATAAGGCCTTCAGAGACATCGACACTCTGTCCTCTACCAGATTAACTTTCTTCACcttttcttactctctctccctctcttcctcacgcTTCTGCCTTTCTTGGGTGAGTTTCTATCACAAACCCACCCAGATTTCACTTAATCCTCACAAACCCATCTGTTACTATCTCTCCCTTTGCTCCCTATATCTATCTATCATCCATCGTcacattctctcgctctctctcccacaatTTCTTACGCTCCACTTTAAGCAAATCCATGATTCTACTTTGTAGTTCACTACATAATGATTAAGGGTCATGTGTTGTTCTATACTGTTTATCTGTTCGCCTCCGGGGAATCCCCATCTTGACCCGGATGACGAGTCACCGCCCTGCTTTCCAAAGGTCATGCCATACTCTGAATGAGGAGTGGAATTAGAGAATGTACAGTATGTGCGCCGCTCACCCCCTCGCTTTCATCCCGTCATTTGGAGTGTTCAAGTTATGTAGTACACTCAACACTGATCCACCCAATCTCCCTTCGACCCAGCAATCTCTACTCCGTTGAGATCACTCCCCTTCAAACAGCTGTTCCTCAAATTATGTCCACAAATCACTTTGAATCATCACTATTTTGGCGAGGAGCTGAAAGAGTGACGTGAGCGACTGAATTAAAAATAATTGAAATTGGGCATTGGAATTGTGGCGCACATGCGTGTAGGTGTAAACTAAAAAGGGAGATATAACGCTGTACTGGAGTGCCTGTAGTGACAGATGTTTCACCAGCCCTCATGTGGCCATTTGTAATAGGTACCATCACTGATGTTGAGACAAATGTGGATTGAGCATAGGCCATACACCTCAATCAAGAGATAAAAGGCATTGGTGGAGACACCTTAAAGCAAGAAATGCCAACAAAAAAAAGAGAGAATTTGCCCATACCATAGTCAGATCTGAGATCTCAAGTATTGAATAACTTTATTTCTCAAATGTGTACTGTCACAGTTTCCACCACAGCCTTGacataaataaaaaagtatatcATAGGAATTAAATGATAATAGTAGCCACGATAAAATGTATTATCGTAACAACACTAATCCTTTTGCACTACGATTCAGATTAATTCATTTTCATTTCACATTTTGTGTACTGTGTTGTTGTATTTCAACTGTTTTGTTTGAGGCCAAAGAGGAAACGCAAAACACAGAATGACAAGCATCCCGTAGGATTCATAGGCCTTACGATGAAAACTCACTGAATAGATAAACATAACAATACCGTGTGCATGGGATGTTGTCTTGTCATACAAATATTTGACAAAAAGACTTTCAACTGACTGAGATACAGTTTTCAACAACATACGCAAGGACAGGAAAAAAAAGATGACAAATTCAGCTTTCATTTGTACACAATCTGTTTGTTCCCAAACACAAGTAAATAAGTAGACTTAAGTGTATAAAATGACAAAAGCGAAATAAAGCCACTATTGGTTATTGGCTGATTATGATTATGGGTTCTATCCAATTGGATATGACCTTTTCCAACTAAAGTCAATGGTCAACTAAAGAAACCCACAGGACAATGACCACTTTGATGCTTGCTGTCAATAATGTGAGATGATTGAATTTGAATATGGCTCTAGTTTGTTTTGAAAGTATCTGTCGGAGGCCAAGTGTTCAAGAAACAAACAAATAATTGAATTAATAAATACAGTAAATAGGCTAATAAGTAAATTAATAAATAGATACAATTgtacttttaaaaaaaaatcacaaataagTTACTTTTGCTCAAGGATCTCACCTCTAcacaaaactctctctctctcacacacacacacacacacacacacctcctgatAGCAGCTCTACTGACATCCTGTTCTTTCTGTGTACATGTTCCATTGTAGACTACTGTAATGATTCATCGGGTCTTCTTAACCCTCCATCCACCTATCTCAGAGCCTTATGAGTCAAGCATAGAGAAGGTGAGCATTGATAATAACCAGTCTAATTGAAAAATCACAGCACAAGAACAAAATCACAGAAGGACTAAATGGAACTAACTCCTACGGCCCCATCTCAGCTTCTCACTCTTGAAAGAACCGAAATGAACATCGAATCAACCAAAATTGAATGTTTTTCTTGGAAAAACTATTTTGAGATACTTATATTTTGTCTTGTTTAATTTCTTACATATTATTGCATACACTTACATTGGACATGTACATTATATTAACCATTGCAGATATTGGGGTTGAGGAAGGTGAGCTGGACAGGTTGTAGCTTTTCAAAAAAGTATAGGATTGTTGTTCCGTTGGGGAGGATCTCCCATTCTGGTGTCTAAAATCATGTGTCACTGCAAAGGGACCACCCTCCCATTTGAGGAGTGGAAGCTCCACTGCAGAGCCACTGCAGCGTGTCCTGCCTGAGGAACCCAACCCAGACAATTGGGTTGTACCATCCCAGCTCCAAAACAGGGGCATGCCATCTGAGGTCCCATTTCAGGCATTGCCAGGCCAGGATGAGGCATTCCCAGGGAATGGGATGATAGCTGGGTTAAAGGAGGCCCCAGCAAGGGGTTGTGGGACCCAAAGGCGGGTAACACCGTAGGACATATGTGGGTGGAACCAAAAAGGCTGGAGTTTGGGGAGATTGTAGTACGAGACACTCCAGCAATAGATGTGACTCTGCCCATAGGGCCAGCCATGCCTGGGCCTTGTAAAACGCCTAGGAAATTAGGAAAAGCAAAAGAAAATGGggcaagggagggaggacagataTACAGTACAGAGCATTCCAAGAGAGAGtatagaacagagagaggagtgaaaaGGTTACATCTCTAAAATCTATGCATGGCTACTACCGATACTGACCCACACAACAGTTATGCACTATAGGGGGGAGGAAGGCCTAGTGAAAACACTGAATCACAAACACTGCtttaaatgaacagaaatatactTCTCATATTCAccctctggttctctctgtctatctctctcagtctctcgttTACCCGTCCTTACTTTGTTACTTGGTGCAGGGGGGTGTTTGGGTTTGGGGGGAAAGGACTGAGCCCACGTCCACGAGCGAAGCGCCGGCACCATGGAAGGAAGCTGGCGATTTGTTGTCTTCGTCCTCTGTGGCTCCAttgtctgtagagagagagagaggaaaattaGGCCTCTGCGAAATATTACAATATTATCACGATATTACAATATTAGTGTGTATCATGAAAGATGTATGACGACAAGGGTGTGTCAAGTATAGTGTCGGAGGCACAGGCATAGAGGGAAGACAGACGGGGcgctaacacacaaacacattactGGGATCTGTTAGAGTACACAGGCGCTCTTCAGCTCAGCTTGACTGAAAAATGGAATACGGTGCTCAACAAAGAGACATaggaatacattttaaaaacatctTACCCCAGGGCACTTCAATTGCCGACTATCCCAGAAAAAGAAAAAGGGGCACTCAGATGTCTGCATGCAAGGGTGTTTAAGGTTTATTGCCAGGACAAACAGATAGGCTTACACTGTGGCCTGTCAGACGCCTTCCTCAGAGCTTGGAGGCAACAGCCTTGAGAAAGCATACGATACTACAGTACATTACCTGTTCCATTACTTGGAGCTCCCCATGGGTCAGAGTTTATAGCGTCTGTGGTGGTGGAAGCCCCTCCATCTCCCCAGGGGTCGTCTGTGGATGCTGTGTCGGTGGGAGCTGCAGGTGCACCCCAAGGGTCACTGGCGATGGGCGGAGACGATGCTGGTGTAAAGGGGGTGGGGTTAAACGGATTTAAAGGGGAACTCCAATGAAAAATTGTTATATGGAAATTGTGCTCTACATCTTAAAATGATCGTATACACATTTTATATCATGTATTTAACCTAAGGATTGAGACAAAAATCTGAATTAAGAGCTCATGTGATGGTGTCACAAGATTATAACCATCACTgcttacctgttggtccccatgCGTCACCATCAGCCTTCGAGCCATCGCCAAATGGATCTGTGGGGGGAGAGGCAGCTGTGGTCCCCTCGTCTCCCCAGGGATCAGCCTTCTTTTCGGACAGTGGATTAGATGGAGCACCCCACGTGTCTGAAGCATCGGTTTTTGGACTGGATGGTGCACTAAAAGGATCAGCACCCTTCGTTGGGACATTCAATGGGCCCCCAAAAGGATCTGAACCGTCTTTTGGTGTATAGGATGGTGCTGAAAATGGATCATCTTTTGGTGCCCCAAACGGATCAGCTTCAACTTTAGATGGTGCATTGGACGGTGATGAAAATGGATCGGAACCATCTTTTGGAGCCGCAAAAGGATCTGAACCATCTCTTGGTGCCCCAAACGGATCAGAACCACCTTTTGGTGTATTGGATGGTGCTGAAAATGGATCATCTTTTGGTGCCCCAAATGGATCAGCTTCAACTTTAGATGGTGCATTGGATGGTGCCGAAAATGGATCGGAACCATCTTTTGGAGCCGCAAAAGGAACTGAACCATCTATTGGGGCACTGGCTGGCGCCGCAAAAGGATCTGAACCATCTATTGGGGCACTGGCTGGTGCCGCAAAAGGATCTGAACCATCTATTGGGGCATTGGCTGGCGCCGCAAAAGGATCTGAACCATCTATTGGGGCACTGGCTGGCGCCGCAAAAGGATCTGAACCATCTATTGGGGCACTGGCTGGCGCCGCAAAAGGATCTGCTTCTTCTGTTGTAGCATTAGATGGTGCACCCCATGCATCCTCGGATGGAGCTTTGGGCGCACCCCCCCAAGGATCAGGAGTGGGTGCTTTGGCTGCTGCGCCCCATGCATCGTCCTCTGATGGTTCATCTGCCCCACCAAAGCCATCAGCAACCTTAGGCTTTCCTGCTTTGGCGGCATCCTCCCATTCAAGCTCTTCCTTGGTCATCTTTGACTGCAATTACATAAGAGACTGGACAATCATGATGCCAAACACACATTTATTTGGTAGATGATCCAATATGTCCGAAGTGTacaatcatttacctttgaaagGTGCCTTTGAAAGTCCAAATAAAGGGAGAAATCTGACTATTAAGTTGTAATACTTACCCTTCGTTCCTCCTCTTTTTTCTGGGCCTCTCGTCTCAGTTTTTCTTGCTTCTTGGCCTCAAAGCTGGCGGCAAGATCAGCCACAGACGGGATGTTGGCTAGGGAGGGGAGCCCGGTGGCTCCTGGGACATACACTGGCTTGTAGTTGGGGTCCTTGGGGTCCTTGGGGTCGTCCGAGGAGGCTGTAGAAAGAGCACGATAAGATATAGCATAACGAGATACATTATTATGGTaaagcagggttggggtcaattcagttTTGTGTCCTGTAGGGATTTTCCAAGAATGTTTTAAGGGAAATGGTCAATTGAAGTCTCTCAACTTTTGAGTGTGCTCTGTAACGCTCACCAGTGGCGTTCTTTGAGATCTTGTCTCTGGTCTTGAGTGCAAACTCTCGCTCTTCCTTTAGTTTCTCGTCGTCCTCCATAAGAACCAGTACTACCTTGGCCTTCTCCCTCACGTTCACCCCCTGTAAAGGATAGCATGAGGAGACATCATTAGTACTGCTAGGCAGCTCTCTTTCTGAAGACATGGTGATCCCTAAATGTAACTGTGCAGAATTAGTAAGGGGAAGCTCAAATGATCATGTATGCATGGAAAAGCAATGTGTTAGCTTAGATGTTAGTCGAGTCAGATACCTCAAGCCTCACTCAATATTTGGACTGGTCTCCCGGACCAGTTTAAGCCTATTCCTGTTCTACAAAGCACTTTCACTGGAGTTATGCTAATAATAATTATTCATTAGTAAATGAGCTCACAGTGAATTTCTCAGGTGGGGAGGCTTCAAAAAGAGTACATTGGAGATGGAACCTGCATATCAGAGGAGTTGGTGGGACAAACATGCATTTAGCCAGCTTTAGTACCTGATCTTTCCCATCCTTGTCCTGGAAACGGAACTCTGTTAGCGCTTTCACAATGTAGATGTTGTCCTTCATCGTATTCAGAACGCGGTCTGAGCCCGTCTTTAATAGGTTCTCCAGCAGAGTCAATGACTGCAGTTGGGGGATGGGAGAAAAACAAAATGGGGGATCCAGATGAGCGTCCCCTGCTCCTTAAAAACACTCTGCGACTTAATCACTGAATGGGAGCGGTCATCaacataaaaataaatacataaaaagtTAAGTTGACACCATAGTGTGGCAAAGATGGGAGGGTATTTAAGCGGATTGTAAATACTGAGAAAGATtaccatacatactgtatatatttcccatgccaatacacATCCTGTGGAGGACCTTTATTTGTATCTGATTTGTGGCattagaagaaaaaaacaaaGAAGAAAGTGTCAAATAATATAAAGACCATCTTTTCACAGAAAGATTAAATATATGGGCTACAGTTTTACAAAGCACTTGAAAAACCACCAACCAACCTGAATAACCAAAAATAaaaaggaaggaaaggaagacccagagttctctgctgcagaagataaattcattggagttaactgcacctcagattgcagcccaaataaatgcttcacagagttcaagtaacagacccatctcaacatcaactgttcagaggagactgcatgaatcaggccttcatggtcgaattgctgaaaagaaaccactactaaaggacaccaataggaaccaaagagacttgcttgggccaagaaacaccagtaatggacattagaccggtggaaatctgtcctttggtctgatgagtccaaatttgagatttttggttccaaccgctgtgtctctGTGAAACGCTGAGTACaagaacggatgatctccacttGTGTGGTTCTCAccgagaagcatggaggaggaggtgtgatggtgtgggagtgctttgctggtgacactgtctgtgatttatttagaattcaaggcacacttaaccagcatggctaccacagcattcttcagcgatacgccatcccatctggtttgtgcttagtgggactataatttgttatcaggccaatgacccaacacacatccaggctgtgtaagggctatttgaccaagaaggagagtgatggagtgctgtgtcatatgacctggcctccacaatcacccaacctcaacccagttgagatggtttgggatgagttggcccACAGAGTGAACGAAAAGCAggcaacaagtactcagcatatgtgggaactccttcaagactgttggaaaagcattccagatgaagctggtagagagaatgctgagagtgtgcaaagctgtcatcaaggcaaagggtggctactttgaagaatctcaaatataaaatacattttgaattgttaaatacttttttggttactacatgattccatatgtgttatttcatagttctgatgtcttcattattattctacaatttagaaaatagtaaaaataaggaaaaacccttgaatgagtaggtgtgcccaaactcttgactggtactgtacatgcgtAATTATTTATCTTTGCCCTCACCTTGTAGATGTGCCTCCAGTTCTTATCGTCTTTGAGGCGTTTCCACAGCATGGTCATGATCTCATTGCAGGCCACCACATTGTAGGTGAGGTCCGAGATGTCAGCCATCTGCGAGCTAGAGGGACCCCATGGGTCGTTGGAGGTGGCCTCCCTCACCTGACAGACATACAGCAGTGTTAATACAGATTATTGTTCACTTGTGCTACTGTATTTAATTGTAGGGGAAATACTGGTGATAGAGTCactggtgttacagacaggggtAACAGATGGAGAACTGACTCATGCTCTGCTACAGAGGGTGTGTCTTATATTAGAAGGAAGCTGCAAAGGTATTTTGGAATGCTGACAGTGTCAACTGAACAGCATATGTGGCCAATCTTACTCTGCAAGGGCCAGTGTGGatgcaggcttttgctccagccAAGCAGTACTAGGTTGATTCTACTAAATGATCCAAGACTGTGATCAGTTGAATTAGGTGTGCTACTAATTGGCTGTCACAAAAGAATGAACCCACACCGGCCCTTGCAAGGTAAAATTGACGCACCCTGGGTACAACAtcaagaggggagaaagagagggatagtcAAGATGAAGGGAAGCATGTCGTGGCAGAGAGTGCAAGGAAGATGAGACAAATCAGGAGAAAAATCTGAGAACGCAGGACAGAGAGCAagaaaggagagaacaggaggagtgaGTGATGACAGAAGAGAATGAGAAGTGAGAGTGTAGGGAAAAGgaaagaggggaaaggagaggggtcAAAGACAAGATGGGGGATGGGGTAAAGTAAATCATCTCCCTTACCTTGACCTCAGCCTCAGAGAAGTTTTGAACAAGGTTCTTCAATTGTCGGCGTAGCATGGAGGACGTCATGACGCCTAATGGGGTGTCTCAAATCACAAGGACCTAGTCAGTATAAAGACTAGTAacagcatgtacacacacacagacgcatacTCAACGGAAGCAGACAGAGCTTTCGTCCATATATGAATGAGGCTTCTGTCTCGCCTCACGTAATGGCAGGTATCGACACAGGAGAAGCTGCTTGGCATTTATCCCAAATCATGCTGCTGATAGCTACATCTCCATACCTATTGAAATAAAAACGGATAGTGGGGGGGATGTCAAAGACGTGAGTCTGTCTTGCGATCTGGTCTCACTGGCTCACTGGATGCTCAttcttttagtctctctctccacgACGACATCGGGTCCCAGCACATACAGATCTGGAAAAATATTCTAAAAGGGAGCAAAGCAATGACATAGCTAGGCTAGTGAAGAAGCTACTTCACATGCCATTGGGAAACAAATTGTTTGTGTTTTTATAATGTAAATGCCTAACAGAAAATGCCGAAAGCAGCCTAGAAACTagacctagtcatgattgcgaTCAAATCAACACCATTCATGTTTGCAAAAAGCTAAGCTAGCTCTGTGGCTAGCTAGCGAGCATTATTGCAATGCCAATACTATGGCGACAAATCCAGGCTCTGCAGTGTTACCGATTAGCTATGCACCTGAGTAGGCTATTGTCAATTTAGCATGTTATTTGGCAATTTTCGTCTCGTCACGAACGCTAGTTGCGTTATGTACATCCATCTACGAAAGGCATCACGATTCAGCACCTTGGACAGCGACCGGCGTAGCTAAAAACCGTCAGTGCGTCTTCATGGCTGTCGAATGTTGTTTTTAGAGCAAGCTAGCTGTCAACGACAGCCGTctgatgacagctttggaaatATAGCTTTGGTCTACTTTTATGGACAACTGACACCTTTAAAATACATACTTCCATTGAGCATACATTTATTTATATGATTATGCGTCTATTTCAAAGGAATACGAACCTTCGAGATGTTTTCAGAGATCTGCAAAAAAAAAACTACAATTTCCGCTTCCGTCTGCAATCCGCACCTGACTAAAAGACCAACCCCCTACTTAATAAGTACGATGATGTTAGGCTACATTGTAGTCAATAAAATTAAACAATGTATTAACAGTGTCTTTATTGAGAGGGAAACAAACGACTCGTTTCTTTGTTTTTTCACAAATTAATGGATTATTATTGGGAGCAGTCTTGCCTGTTTCTCATAAGGTCGGCATTTTTGGGGTCTCAAATGTTTACATAAACCTCTGTTTGCATTGGTTAGAAATACCATCTAGGGGTGCTTACACATCTATGCATattggcagtggtgtaaagaactTAAGTACTCAAGtcgtttttggggggtatctgtactttactttacaatttatatttttgactacttttactatgctacattccttaagaaaatattgtactttttactccatacattttccttgacaccaaaaagtactcgttacattttgaatgcttagctggACAAGAAAATGTTCAAAATCATGCACTtatcaacagaacatccctggtcatctctactgcttaTGATCTGgtgaactcactaaacacacatgcttcatttgtaaatgatgtctaaaTGTTGGAGTGTTTGTCTAAATGTTGACACCTGGTttacttaatataaggaatttgaaatgatttatacttgaacttttgatacttaagtatattttagcaattacatgtgcttttgatacttaagtatattttacttAGAGGGTGACTTTTACTTGTGGTGTCTACTTTTACTCaattatgacaattgggtacttttcccaccactaaTTAATGGAAGGGGTATGCTGCCTTATAACATTGGGGGATGTGCTCAGGGAATGCATCCTGGAACACAAACTCCGCTCTTGAATCCCCGTCACGTCATCACCGTCTCGTGGCTTGTGACTGTGTAGGCCACTCGCAAAAACCCGAAAGGACCGATAAATACGACACACATCATCAATTTATTTGACATAAATGGCGGCCGAAGGCGAATATGAGTCAATCCTGTGCGTTAAACCTGACATCAATGTTTATCGCATACCACCGAGGGCTACAAATCGTGGATACAGGTAAATGCAAAGGGTTGGCCCATTTTTGGGGTGTTGGACTAAAAGCGCGGTGCGGGTGGTTCTATCTGTGGTCAGAGTgctgcattgtgtgtgtgcgcgcctatatctgtctgtttgcTCAGAGGATGTTTAACGCTGTCGTTGTGTGTCTAATATTTGTTTTGCGTAGGCCTATGAGTCATTAATTATTCTGCCCCATTGGCAATATTGATGTTACACTTGCAAAGCTGGCATTATCAGTGCGGAGGAATCGAAAGTGAATGGCATGCTATGTCTATTTACGTGTGTTGTTTATCACCATAGTTTACCCAGAAAATGTATTGGTGTAATGCATTGACCGCAATTGTTATATGAAGGTATATAGGTGATAAATAGGCCCATATCCTTTTGCCAAGGCTAGCAATCATTCTACAACAGTCTTATTGTGACAGTAACATTTTATTACAGAATTGCTCAAATAATGAAACCATTGTCTATTAAGGACAACTGAAACAAGCAGTGCCAGCTGCCAGGGAGGATAACAAGTAGTTTCAGCAGACTACTGTTTTCAATCTGGCCTATATGTGTGTTAACTGTAGGCTAAATGGTTTTAATTGAGATTCTCTAAGACTGTAGATGATCTGATATGCTATTAATTGGGATTTGTGATCTTCATAATAGTCTTGCTTCAGCCTTCAGGCCTTATAAGAACAAGACAATTG
It includes:
- the epn1b gene encoding epsin-1 isoform X2; amino-acid sequence: MTSSMLRRQLKNLVQNFSEAEVKVREATSNDPWGPSSSQMADISDLTYNVVACNEIMTMLWKRLKDDKNWRHIYKSLTLLENLLKTGSDRVLNTMKDNIYIVKALTEFRFQDKDGKDQGVNVREKAKVVLVLMEDDEKLKEEREFALKTRDKISKNATASSDDPKDPKDPNYKPVYVPGATGLPSLANIPSVADLAASFEAKKQEKLRREAQKKEEERRSKMTKEELEWEDAAKAGKPKVADGFGGADEPSEDDAWGAAAKAPTPDPWGGAPKAPSEDAWGAPSNATTEEADPFAAPASAPIDGSDPFAAPASAPIDGSDPFAAPANAPIDGSDPFAAPASAPIDGSDPFAAPASAPIDGSVPFAAPKDGSDPFSAPSNAPSKVEADPFGAPKDDPFSAPSNTPKGGSDPFGAPRDGSDPFAAPKDGSDPFSSPSNAPSKVEADPFGAPKDDPFSAPSYTPKDGSDPFGGPLNVPTKGADPFSAPSSPKTDASDTWGAPSNPLSEKKADPWGDEGTTAASPPTDPFGDGSKADGDAWGPTASSPPIASDPWGAPAAPTDTASTDDPWGDGGASTTTDAINSDPWGAPSNGTVGN
- the epn1b gene encoding epsin-1 isoform X1 yields the protein MTSSMLRRQLKNLVQNFSEAEVKVREATSNDPWGPSSSQMADISDLTYNVVACNEIMTMLWKRLKDDKNWRHIYKSLTLLENLLKTGSDRVLNTMKDNIYIVKALTEFRFQDKDGKDQGVNVREKAKVVLVLMEDDEKLKEEREFALKTRDKISKNATASSDDPKDPKDPNYKPVYVPGATGLPSLANIPSVADLAASFEAKKQEKLRREAQKKEEERRSKMTKEELEWEDAAKAGKPKVADGFGGADEPSEDDAWGAAAKAPTPDPWGGAPKAPSEDAWGAPSNATTEEADPFAAPASAPIDGSDPFAAPASAPIDGSDPFAAPANAPIDGSDPFAAPASAPIDGSDPFAAPASAPIDGSVPFAAPKDGSDPFSAPSNAPSKVEADPFGAPKDDPFSAPSNTPKGGSDPFGAPRDGSDPFAAPKDGSDPFSSPSNAPSKVEADPFGAPKDDPFSAPSYTPKDGSDPFGGPLNVPTKGADPFSAPSSPKTDASDTWGAPSNPLSEKKADPWGDEGTTAASPPTDPFGDGSKADGDAWGPTASSPPIASDPWGAPAAPTDTASTDDPWGDGGASTTTDAINSDPWGAPSNGTDNGATEDEDNKSPASFHGAGASLVDVGSVLSPQTQTPPCTK